Proteins encoded together in one Portunus trituberculatus isolate SZX2019 chromosome 39, ASM1759143v1, whole genome shotgun sequence window:
- the LOC123515548 gene encoding SHC SH2 domain-binding protein 1 homolog B-like isoform X1 yields the protein MSLEVEGKRLYPNLDLMAGINDSLDDSIRNNLPASRAESPCLPDVIRAQWEPEDHVAELNYMLQGVSAEHVERQLVQYVEKKIEPAGWKAVWTVPSNRLDSVLKLKQETCVYVDVIDVSQEKLIAEVKILMPVVGNILKEDLQAIEEGKNKTVQVPLIELSVLADQENTALDMVSTAEVICQLKFFYEHIWKPWDLEEENINFDQSLITSRLKLYQDIQAGRIPTAVVAGLKAIIRKANHALKKIQHIESRNEEQGADFEMDQKDVAELFKLHKQLEKFKTQFDMMKDPILREISVYPSQEEEMDTKGPHAKLKVVANALPAVQMMNYLTMLPDLIESLPQVTKEDLCQTHSSLQTAINEAQEGDVVILLPGQHTLSQLGYLFAKGGALLGLGKGIVVEGNCKNGDVLMDITGNFHIQNITLKPAPGQIGIVQHSGLTTMEKVTITGGKWGLLGLGNTQYCVNQVCVQNCSAGGMDFRDGAVANISATSINNCKTGIQMEGGAKISMSNTRIEGCKKYGVLQLSSEETKSSKYQDMSTDEVLACLLDDGKENTFDHNGEDITTVYIGSSSFSRSKRGDSAFSLPVSIINEEVFAKSDTDSMEPKNA from the exons ATGAG ctTGGAAGTTGAAGGTAAACGTTTGTATCCCAACCTGGACTTGATGGCAGGCATCAACGATTCACTTGACGACAGTATCAGAAACAACTTGCCTGCCTCAAGAGCTGAGTCACCGTGCCTGCCGGATGTAATCAGGGCTCAGTGGGAACCTGAAGACCATGTTGCTGAGCTGAACTATATGTTACAAG GTGTTTCAGCAGAACATGTGGAGAGACAGCTGGTTCAGTacgtagaaaagaaaattgaaccaGCTGGCTGGAAAGCTGTGTGGACTGTGCCATCGAATCGTCTGGATTCTGTGTTGAAACTGAAGCAGGAGACTTGTGTATATGTGGAT GTAATTGATGTTAGTCAGGAGAAGCTCATAGCTGAAGTGAAGATACTGATGCCTGTTGTTGGTAATATTCTGAAGGAGGATTTGCAGGCgattgaagaaggaaagaacaagacg GTCCAGGTGCCATTGATAGAGCTGTCTGTGTTAGCAGATCAAGAAAATACAGCCTTAGATATGGTCAGCACTGCAGAAGTCATTTGCCAGCTAAA attCTTTTATGAACACATATGGAAACCCTGGGAtttagaggaggaaaatatcaaTTTTGACCAATCCCTCATTACTTCTCGCCTCAAGCT ATATCAAGACATACAAGCGGGTCGCATCCCAACAGCTGTAGTGGCCGGTCTTAAAGCTATTATCAGGAAAGCTAATCATGCACTGAAGAAGATCCAGCATATTGAATCcagaaatgaagaacaaggtGCAGATTTTGAGATGGATCAGAAAGATGTTGCTGAGCTCTTCAAGCTGCACAAGCAACTGGAAAAATTTAAAACACAGTTTGACATGATGAAAGATCCTATTTTAAG GGAGATTTCAGTTTACCCAtcacaagaagaggaaatggacaCAAAAGGACCTCATGCAAAATTGAAGGTGGTGGCAAATGCCCTTCCTGCTGTGCAAATGATGAACTACTTGACTATGCTGCCTGATCTAATAGAATCCTTACCTCAG gttactaaggaagatctctGCCAGACACACTCCTCTCTTCAGACTGCTATTAATGAGGCACAGGAGGGAGATGTGGTTATATTGCTTCCAGGACAGCACACACTAAGTCAGCTGGGATACTTGTTTGCAAAAGGTGGAGCATTACTTG GGCTTGGAAAAGGCATAGTGGTGGAAGGCAACTGTAAGAACGGCGATGTTTTAATGGATATCACAGGAAACTTCCACATTCAGAACATCACCTTGAAGCCAGCCCCTGGGCAGATTGGGATTGTTCAGCATAGTGGATTAACAACTATGGAGAAAGTTACAATTACAG GTGGAAAATGGGGTTTGCTTGGGCTAGGGAACACACAGTATTGTGTTAACCAAGTATGTGTCCAGAATTGTTCTGCTGGGGGGATGGACTTTAGAGATGGTGCTGTTGCCAACATCTCTGCCACATCCATCAATAACTGTAAGACTGGTATTCAGATGGAAGGTGGAGCTAAG ATTTCAATGTCAAATACAAGAATTGAGGGCTGCAAGAAATATGGAGTGTTGCAACTTTCATCGGAAGAAACAAAATCTTCAAAATATCAAGATATGTCTACAGATGAAGTACTTGCATG TTTGCTGGATGATGGTAAAGAAAATACCTTTGATCACAATGGTGAAGATATTACAACTGTATATATTGGCAGTTCAAGTTTTTCAAGAAGTAAAAGAGGCGACAGCGCTTTCTCATTGCCAGTTTCTATTATCAATGAGGAAGTGTTTGCAAAGTCTGACACTGACAGTATGGAGCCAAAGAATGCTTAA
- the LOC123515548 gene encoding SHC SH2 domain-binding protein 1 homolog B-like isoform X2, whose amino-acid sequence MAGINDSLDDSIRNNLPASRAESPCLPDVIRAQWEPEDHVAELNYMLQGVSAEHVERQLVQYVEKKIEPAGWKAVWTVPSNRLDSVLKLKQETCVYVDVIDVSQEKLIAEVKILMPVVGNILKEDLQAIEEGKNKTVQVPLIELSVLADQENTALDMVSTAEVICQLKFFYEHIWKPWDLEEENINFDQSLITSRLKLYQDIQAGRIPTAVVAGLKAIIRKANHALKKIQHIESRNEEQGADFEMDQKDVAELFKLHKQLEKFKTQFDMMKDPILREISVYPSQEEEMDTKGPHAKLKVVANALPAVQMMNYLTMLPDLIESLPQVTKEDLCQTHSSLQTAINEAQEGDVVILLPGQHTLSQLGYLFAKGGALLGLGKGIVVEGNCKNGDVLMDITGNFHIQNITLKPAPGQIGIVQHSGLTTMEKVTITGGKWGLLGLGNTQYCVNQVCVQNCSAGGMDFRDGAVANISATSINNCKTGIQMEGGAKISMSNTRIEGCKKYGVLQLSSEETKSSKYQDMSTDEVLACLLDDGKENTFDHNGEDITTVYIGSSSFSRSKRGDSAFSLPVSIINEEVFAKSDTDSMEPKNA is encoded by the exons ATGGCAGGCATCAACGATTCACTTGACGACAGTATCAGAAACAACTTGCCTGCCTCAAGAGCTGAGTCACCGTGCCTGCCGGATGTAATCAGGGCTCAGTGGGAACCTGAAGACCATGTTGCTGAGCTGAACTATATGTTACAAG GTGTTTCAGCAGAACATGTGGAGAGACAGCTGGTTCAGTacgtagaaaagaaaattgaaccaGCTGGCTGGAAAGCTGTGTGGACTGTGCCATCGAATCGTCTGGATTCTGTGTTGAAACTGAAGCAGGAGACTTGTGTATATGTGGAT GTAATTGATGTTAGTCAGGAGAAGCTCATAGCTGAAGTGAAGATACTGATGCCTGTTGTTGGTAATATTCTGAAGGAGGATTTGCAGGCgattgaagaaggaaagaacaagacg GTCCAGGTGCCATTGATAGAGCTGTCTGTGTTAGCAGATCAAGAAAATACAGCCTTAGATATGGTCAGCACTGCAGAAGTCATTTGCCAGCTAAA attCTTTTATGAACACATATGGAAACCCTGGGAtttagaggaggaaaatatcaaTTTTGACCAATCCCTCATTACTTCTCGCCTCAAGCT ATATCAAGACATACAAGCGGGTCGCATCCCAACAGCTGTAGTGGCCGGTCTTAAAGCTATTATCAGGAAAGCTAATCATGCACTGAAGAAGATCCAGCATATTGAATCcagaaatgaagaacaaggtGCAGATTTTGAGATGGATCAGAAAGATGTTGCTGAGCTCTTCAAGCTGCACAAGCAACTGGAAAAATTTAAAACACAGTTTGACATGATGAAAGATCCTATTTTAAG GGAGATTTCAGTTTACCCAtcacaagaagaggaaatggacaCAAAAGGACCTCATGCAAAATTGAAGGTGGTGGCAAATGCCCTTCCTGCTGTGCAAATGATGAACTACTTGACTATGCTGCCTGATCTAATAGAATCCTTACCTCAG gttactaaggaagatctctGCCAGACACACTCCTCTCTTCAGACTGCTATTAATGAGGCACAGGAGGGAGATGTGGTTATATTGCTTCCAGGACAGCACACACTAAGTCAGCTGGGATACTTGTTTGCAAAAGGTGGAGCATTACTTG GGCTTGGAAAAGGCATAGTGGTGGAAGGCAACTGTAAGAACGGCGATGTTTTAATGGATATCACAGGAAACTTCCACATTCAGAACATCACCTTGAAGCCAGCCCCTGGGCAGATTGGGATTGTTCAGCATAGTGGATTAACAACTATGGAGAAAGTTACAATTACAG GTGGAAAATGGGGTTTGCTTGGGCTAGGGAACACACAGTATTGTGTTAACCAAGTATGTGTCCAGAATTGTTCTGCTGGGGGGATGGACTTTAGAGATGGTGCTGTTGCCAACATCTCTGCCACATCCATCAATAACTGTAAGACTGGTATTCAGATGGAAGGTGGAGCTAAG ATTTCAATGTCAAATACAAGAATTGAGGGCTGCAAGAAATATGGAGTGTTGCAACTTTCATCGGAAGAAACAAAATCTTCAAAATATCAAGATATGTCTACAGATGAAGTACTTGCATG TTTGCTGGATGATGGTAAAGAAAATACCTTTGATCACAATGGTGAAGATATTACAACTGTATATATTGGCAGTTCAAGTTTTTCAAGAAGTAAAAGAGGCGACAGCGCTTTCTCATTGCCAGTTTCTATTATCAATGAGGAAGTGTTTGCAAAGTCTGACACTGACAGTATGGAGCCAAAGAATGCTTAA
- the LOC123515549 gene encoding uncharacterized protein LOC123515549 encodes MKFAVTLLSFLGVFALSSAQTESGWCRCAAFVSSRHMEIMVLELPEITIADCDSHNQCKNACSKEINSMTNEMDLWSTVNGDTVGQYFCNELFEHGFFWIHNSYIHGYYEVCGGPWEYAGIDSQQTLCCSNHEHIHCVSKV; translated from the exons ATGAAATTTGCTGtgactcttctctccttcctgggTGTGTTTGCGCTTTCAAG CGCACAGACGGAAAGTGGATGGTGCAGGTGCGCGGCCTTCGTATCCTCTAGGCACATGGAAATCATGGTTCTGGAGCTGCCTGAGATCACCATCGCCGACTGTGACAGCCACAACCAGTGCAAGAATGCCTGCTCTAAGGAG ATCAATTCCATGACTAATGAAATGGACTTGTGGTCGACGGTCAATGGAGATACAGTTGGCCAATACTTCTGCAATGAGCTTTTCGAACATGGTTTCTTCTGGATCCATAATTCTTAC ATCCATGGATACTATGAGGTGTGTGGCGGCCCATGGGAATACGCTGGAATTGACTCTCAACAGACATTGTGCTGCAGCAACCATGAGCACATCCACTGCGTCTCCAAGGTCTAG
- the LOC123515547 gene encoding kielin/chordin-like protein → MVLLSDLRALSASHVLLVSLLLLVFQSDNGVFGATCEANLACCRHRPWTPEFRKCCSDGCCPDCYRVRYVPAIKSYAMKEDCKGAFECCVFPVFSDKWEDCCAKHLCCPMCHMVSKGCCYNGRMHKWGSVVDTFSNPDIRLTCGARIVNTTPYLVATIVPVISPPPAEINCNDCSESGHCIDKNGIVRENGEEWFENPCSLCQCENGFIECRLVRSRCPHPPYPQCVHIPPSHGECCNKWDCSRLLSMCVDAYGDVRREGEQWTGRDDPCLMYMCKAGGMILNARRYCPPRSRVKVPPGCELQTRPGECCFVLHCPECEDKDGTTYSAGDSWEDPDDSCYTFHCQAGGAVQRKRKYCPEIRRPFRNDCVLQHENCCPTWICGGCVDQYGMTHAAGTSWTDRDDPCITYTCSDEGKRLASKVDCPLLGAQPTRDCVKMQKDCCYEWKCPGDVTYCIDEQGGRREVGDDWTDAGNPCILWHCPEDLISVRVIVDCAMLPPPPSPSCVLQMDGCCPKWDCPCVDDNGIEKVVGDIWDHPRNKCMIVECTSDGARDKVKPCPPIPYGSPGYYCVMEFDGCCHAWNCQTKPPTGVCPDPYSFNRNCFRYFDQCLSDRQCYYNTKCCLVAGCGRECMEVSKPGQCPVINYIVAPQCTPAMVDVCQWDHECPGRQKCCFLHCIKRCVDPL, encoded by the exons ATGGTACTGTTATCGGACCTCAGGGCGTTGAGTGCAAGCCACGTCCTGTTAGTGTCATTGTTACTGCTTGTATTTCAATCCG ATAATGGTGTCTTTGGTGCGACTTGTGAGGCAAACTTAGCATGCTGCCGACACCGCCCATGGACTCCCGAGTTCCGTAAGTGTTGCAGTGACGGCTGCTGCCCGGACTGCTATAGGGTCAGATATGTGCCAG CTATTAAATCCTACGCAATGAAGGAGGATTGCAAGGGTGCCTTTGAGTGCTGTGTGTTTCCTGTCTTCTCGGACAAGTGGGAGGATTGCTGCGCTAAGCATTTGTGCTGTCCAATGTGCCACATGGTGTCTAAAG GCTGTTGTTACAACGGTCGAATGCACAAGTGGGGAAGCGTAGTGGACACTTTCTCCAACCCGGACATTCGCCTGACGTGTGGTGCCAGGATAGTCAACACAACGCCTTACTTGGTGGCCACAATTGTACCCGTGATATCGCCTCCACCCGCCG AGATCAACTGTAACGACTGCAGTGAGAGCGGGCACTGCATAGACAAAAATGGCATAGTCCGTGAGAATGGCGAGGAGTGGTTCGAAAACCCGTGCTCGCTGTGCCAGTGTGAGAATGGATTTATCGAATGCAGGCTAGTGAGGTCCCGGTGCCCTCATCCTCCTTACCCACAATGCGTCCATATCCCTCCCTCGCATGGTGAATGCTGTAACAAATGGGACTGTTCTAGATTGTTGAG CATGTGCGTTGATGCGTATGGCGATGTGCGGCGAGAAGGAGAGCAGTGGACGGGGCGCGATGACCCTTGTCTGATGTACATGTGCAAAGCAGGAGGCATGATTTTGAACGCACGGCGATACTGCCCACCACGGTCTCGCGTCAAGGTGCCTCCTGGCTGTGAACTGCAGACTCGCCCTGGTGAATGCTGCTTTGTGCTGCATTGCCC AGAGTGTGAGGACAAGGACGGCACAACCTACTCAGCAGGTGATAGCTGGGAGGACCCGGACGATTCATGTTACACCTTCCACTGCCAGGCTGGAGGTGCCGTACAGCGGAAGAGGAAATACTGTCCTGAAATTCGACGTCCATTTAGAAACGACTGTGTGCTGCAACACGAGAACTGCTGCCCGACCTGGATCTGTGG GGGGTGTGTAGATCAGTACGGAATGACTCACGCCGCGGGTACGAGCTGGACTGATAGAGACGATCCCTGCATCACCTACACTTGCAGCGACGAAGGAAAGAGACTTGCCTCCAAGGTTGACTGTCCGCTACTTGGCGCGCAGCCTACACGAGATTGCGTCAAGATGCAGAAAGACTGCTGCTATGAATGGAAGTGCCC AGGTGATGTAACGTACTGCATTGATGAACAGGGAGGCAGACGCGAGGTAGGAGACGACTGGACAGACGCGGGAAATCCGTGCATCCTCTGGCACTGCCCGGAAGACCTGATCTCCGTGAGGGTCATCGTGGACTGCGCCATGCTGCCGCCGCCTCCCAGTCCAAGTTGTGTCTTGCAAATGGATGGGTGTTGTCCTAAATGGGATTGCCC TTGTGTGGATGATAACGGAATAGAGAAGGTTGTTGGGGACATCTGGGATCACCCGAGGAACAAGTGCATGATAGTGGAGTGTACTAGTGATGGAGCTCGCGACAAGGTGAAGCCCTGCCCCCCAATCCCTTACGGCAGCCCAGGCTACTACTGTGTGATGGAGTTTGATGGCTGCTGTCACGCGTGGAACTGTCAAACTAAACCACCTAC AGGAGTGTGTCCAGATCCCTACAGCTTCAATAGAAATTGCTTCCGGTACTTCGACCAGTGTTTGTCAGATAGACAGTGTTACTACAACACGAAGTGCTGTCTAGTGGCAGGGTGTGGACGAGAGTGTATGGAGG TGTCCAAGCCAGGACAATGTCCAGTGATAAACTACATAGTCGCCCCGCAGTGCACTCCAGCCATGGTGGATGTGTGTCAGTGGGACCACGAGTGTCCAGGGCGCCAGAAGTGTTGCTTCCTGCACTGTATCAAACGCTGTGTCGACCCCCTCTAA